A genomic region of Exiguobacterium oxidotolerans JCM 12280 contains the following coding sequences:
- a CDS encoding carbamoyl phosphate synthase small subunit, whose product MSKRTLILEDGMTFEGTAFGATRVTMGEVVFQTGMTGYQEILSDPSYCDQMIVLTNPLIGNYGINREDYETTRPLAKALIVREVCHTPSNFRSQSSLAEALEEFDIPGLTGVDTRQLTRHLRSKGVMRGLLVDGEFNLADQLERLHNMPLATDQVQRASTERAYIIPGAGPRIVLVDFGAKLGIVRELVRRGCEVVVVPYNVTAKEVLRYQPDGMMLSNGPGNPKDVPTAIPLIQELTGKIVIFGICLGHQLIALAHGADTFKLPFGHRGANHPVQDLQTGHVSITSQNHGYAVDEQSLNGFELIVTHVAINDGTVEGVRHRTEPVFSVQYHPEASPGPMDANDLFDQFLTEITNQQEVTHA is encoded by the coding sequence ATGTCTAAACGGACACTCATTTTAGAAGATGGTATGACGTTCGAAGGGACAGCGTTTGGCGCAACACGCGTCACGATGGGAGAAGTCGTCTTCCAGACAGGGATGACGGGCTACCAGGAAATATTATCTGATCCATCCTATTGTGACCAGATGATCGTTTTGACGAATCCCTTAATCGGAAACTATGGCATCAACCGGGAAGATTACGAAACGACGCGACCACTCGCGAAAGCACTCATCGTCCGTGAAGTCTGCCATACTCCGTCGAACTTCCGCTCCCAATCGTCGTTGGCAGAGGCCTTAGAAGAATTCGATATTCCGGGCTTAACCGGCGTCGATACACGTCAACTGACGCGGCACTTACGATCGAAAGGTGTCATGCGGGGATTGCTCGTCGATGGTGAATTTAATCTCGCCGATCAATTAGAGCGCTTGCACAACATGCCGCTCGCAACGGATCAAGTGCAACGTGCTTCGACGGAACGGGCGTACATCATCCCGGGTGCCGGTCCGCGGATTGTCCTCGTCGATTTTGGTGCGAAGCTCGGAATCGTCCGTGAACTCGTCCGCCGCGGTTGCGAAGTGGTCGTCGTACCGTACAATGTTACGGCGAAGGAAGTCTTGCGTTATCAACCGGACGGCATGATGTTATCGAACGGTCCCGGGAATCCGAAAGACGTTCCAACAGCGATTCCCTTGATTCAAGAGTTGACAGGGAAAATCGTCATCTTCGGCATTTGTCTCGGTCATCAATTGATTGCGCTTGCGCACGGCGCAGATACGTTCAAGTTACCGTTTGGCCATCGCGGTGCCAATCACCCGGTTCAAGATCTTCAAACCGGTCATGTCAGTATCACCTCACAAAATCATGGCTACGCCGTCGACGAACAATCATTGAATGGATTCGAGTTAATCGTCACACACGTCGCGATCAATGATGGGACGGTCGAAGGTGTCAGACACCGGACGGAACCCGTCTTCTCTGTTCAATATCACCCGGAAGCGTCACCCGGTCCAATGGATGCCAATGATTTATTCGATCAGTTTTTAACAGAAATCACGAACCAACAGGAGGTCACTCATGCCTAA